The sequence CCCTCACAGCCGATGGGATCGTGGCGTTCAAGGCCCGCTTCGATACGCTGGTCACCGCTGGGTTAGTCTCCAATCCAGCACAGGAACGTGCCGCAGGGCAGCGAGGTCGAGTGAAGCAGAGCCGGGCGAGGAATGTAGCGCTACGGTGTCAGCGCTACAAGCGGGAGATGCTGCGGTTTCTGGATGACGACCGAATGCCGTTTGACAACAACCTGGCGGAACAGGGGATTCGGATGATGTGCGGGAAGCGGAAGATCTCCGGAGGCTTTCGGTCAGAAATGGGCGGCCAGGTGTTCTGTCGCATCCGGAGTTACGTGGCGACGGTGCACAAGCAGGGCATGAGTGTGTGGGATGGACTGGTGAGTGTCTTCGCCGGCAACGTTCTTCTGCCTGCTTTCTTGCCTTAACGGAGCGAGCAGAGATGGGAAGATTGAATTGTATGCAATTCAGGACAGCTAACTGCCGAAGCGCCACATATACTCTTCAGTGATGCGTTCGATTCACCTTGTCAGGCATGCACAAACACTACCCATCCCCGGTGTGCCAAGTTCGATGTGGCCCCTGACACAGGAAGGGTGCACGCAGGCATCTCGTTTGGCTGCCTTGCTTGCTAACATTCATATCTCAAGGATCATTTCAAGTACAGAAGTCAAGGCGATTGAAACCGGGGAGATTATCGCAAATAAACTCTCCCTCCTACTCATTCAAAGAGATGGGTTGCAGGAACATGAGCGCACCAACTTAGGCGTGCTCTCGCCTTCAGATTTTCAGCTGGGGATGGGGCTTATGTTCAGCCGTCCGTCCCAACATGTTTTTGGAGATGAAAGTGCTGATGATGCCAGAGTTCGTTTTGAAACATCCCTGAATTCCCTGATGGAATCGAGCCAAGAAGATGAACTGGTCGTATCGCACGGTACAGTAATGAGTCTACTTATAGCTCACAAAAATAAATTGGACGCTAGACAACTATGGGAAACCATCTCTATGCCTGACCACTTTGTCTTGCAGTGGCCTTCGTTCAAAATAATTTCCCATATGTCGCCAACCTCTCTAGGGTAAAAACATAGAATTAGCGTGACAGCTCAGCACATGAGGGATGTCGCGCTGAGCTGTCACGACTCTTGTACAGTATTTTCTGCGATGAAGAACACTGGGCTGGGAGCCGACGCCCGCAAGTTACCTT comes from Deinococcus ruber and encodes:
- a CDS encoding histidine phosphatase family protein, with amino-acid sequence MRSIHLVRHAQTLPIPGVPSSMWPLTQEGCTQASRLAALLANIHISRIISSTEVKAIETGEIIANKLSLLLIQRDGLQEHERTNLGVLSPSDFQLGMGLMFSRPSQHVFGDESADDARVRFETSLNSLMESSQEDELVVSHGTVMSLLIAHKNKLDARQLWETISMPDHFVLQWPSFKIISHMSPTSLG